AGATAATCAAAATAGAGCGGATTGGTGGGCGTCATTACAACCCTGTGCCCACGGTTCACAGCCTCCTTAGGTGCATTTTTTTCCCAACCACGCCAGTACATGACCATCATGCTAGTGTCTGAGCTGCCGTCCAATATCTCATCCCAGCCGATGCTCTGTTTATTTTTTGAACGGATAAAATTGTTTACCCGTTTGACGAAATAGCTCTGAAGATCATGTAAATTGGCAATTTGCTTTTCTTCCATAAAAGCTTTAGCAGCAGCAGATTTTGCCCAAGAATCTTTTTCTACTTCATCGGCACCGATATGAATATAGTGGGAGGGGAATAGTTCAATGATTTCACTGAGCACATTTTCAACAAAAGTATAACTGCTTTCTTTCCAGGGGCTGATCGGTACGGAGAATTGTTTTCCCCAGCCGGCGGTTTGGCTGTCCAACAGCAGTTCGGGATAGGCTTTTGTAGCGATCATCATATGCCCGGGCATATCTATTTCGGGAATGATTTCTATTTGTCGGCGCTGCGCATAAGCAACAATGTCTCTGATGTCCTGTTGGGTATAAAATCCTCCATACTCTTCTTTTCCGTTTCTTGTTCGGATCAATTCCTTGGGCAAATTAAAGTCTGGATTTTCTTTGGCCTTTGCAAAGCAGGCGGAATCTTGGTTGTTATACGTTCTCCAGGCGCCATCTTCGGTAAGTTTAGGGTACTTCTTAATTTCTATCCGCCAACCCTGATCGTCGGTCAAGTGCAGGTGGAATTTGTTGAACTTATAGCTTGCAATTAGATCGATAAATTTATAGAGGTATTCTTTTGGAAAAAAATGGCGGGCAACATCGAGTTCCACCCCGCGCCATTGAAAAGCAGGCTGGTCTTTGACTGTAAGATAGGGAAGAGCCAGTTTAGCTGTTGTGCCCGAAAGTAAATATAATTGCTGAATTGTCTGTAAGCCATAAAATGCTCCCTTTTCCGAAGCAGCAATGATCTGAATGCCTTTTTGATCTATTTTCAATTCATAGGCCTCATCGGAGAGCCCTTGACCTTTGATCAATTGCAGCGAAGCGCCAGCCCGCTTAACGCTTTTTTTATTCAATTTCCCGAACAGCGCATGGTCGATCCATCCAGATAAAGATGGAGAAGATAGCGCTGGATCGATGTAGTAACCCAATTCTTGTCCCTTTAGCTGAAAAAGACCGGGATTGGATGCTAATTGTTGAGGAAAAGGAATAAGTTGCGGAACAGTAGTTTTGTTTTGCGCAAAGCTCGTCGTCGGCAAGTATAGGGCGCAGGACAGAAGAATGGTTGATAGAATTTTATTCATAAATTGTACTCTTTTGTAATCCACAAGTATGTTAGAATGAGCTGCAATATACCAATATTTCAGGTATTCGATCGCAAAACGCTTCTTTTACTGTTGCTAATTCAATTCATTTGTATTGATAAATGTTTAACCGACATTTATGAATAATGTAGTATATTTAGCGCTGAAATAACCTTTGGACGAGGAAATATTGTGTAGTACACCTTATTTTCGATATTTTAACCTGTTTGCTAATTTGATAATGTGCTGTTTGCTGACTGGGCGCAGTGTATCTCAATTGAAAGTAAACTGTGGTTAAATGTGGAGTTAGATTTTATGGTGTTGTGAATGTTGTATCTATGAAAAATTTGCTAGTAGTCGTTATTTTTCTGTGGCACTTGAGCCAAGTTTTTGCGCAGCCTATTCGCGCCCATTTTTTTTCTATTCAAGATGGTCTGACCAATCAACAGGTATTGGACCTTGTTCATGATGATGAAGGATTTATGTGGATAGCGACAGAGCTTGGCTTAAATCGATTTGCAGGTAAAGCATTTAAGAGCTACTACGCTTCGGACAAACCAGATGGCTTGTCTGTCAATAGTAATGAAATCAATACCTTACTGTACGATAATAAAAAAGTTTTTATAGGTACGCGTGCCAATGGGCTTAATGTCATCGATCTGAAGACCAATAAATTCAGTTATTATACACACGATTCGAATAATCCGAAGTCTATTGCCACCAACGATATTACGGACATGATCAAAGGTGCGGACGGCAATCTATGGCTGGCAACTTACCATCAGGGATTACAGCATTTTGACATCACGAAGAAAGAATTTCGCTGTTTCAATAAAAAGAGTTTACCTATCCTTCCCGAAAATAGTATCTGGTCGTTGGCTGAAGATAGAAAGAGGATACTTTATATTGGTCATGTAAATGAAGGGGTCACCATATTTAATACTATTAGTCAATCTTCCAAAAGATTGACTGTTCAAAATACAAAAGGGCAATTGCCCGACAATGAGGTGAAAGCGTTGTTTTGTGATCGTTTTGATAACATTTGGATAGGCAGCCGAAGAGGGCTTGCTGTCTATTGTCCTTCAACAGGTGAAACTAAGCATATACCGTTGGCA
The genomic region above belongs to Sphingobacterium zeae and contains:
- a CDS encoding family 20 glycosylhydrolase — encoded protein: MNKILSTILLSCALYLPTTSFAQNKTTVPQLIPFPQQLASNPGLFQLKGQELGYYIDPALSSPSLSGWIDHALFGKLNKKSVKRAGASLQLIKGQGLSDEAYELKIDQKGIQIIAASEKGAFYGLQTIQQLYLLSGTTAKLALPYLTVKDQPAFQWRGVELDVARHFFPKEYLYKFIDLIASYKFNKFHLHLTDDQGWRIEIKKYPKLTEDGAWRTYNNQDSACFAKAKENPDFNLPKELIRTRNGKEEYGGFYTQQDIRDIVAYAQRRQIEIIPEIDMPGHMMIATKAYPELLLDSQTAGWGKQFSVPISPWKESSYTFVENVLSEIIELFPSHYIHIGADEVEKDSWAKSAAAKAFMEEKQIANLHDLQSYFVKRVNNFIRSKNKQSIGWDEILDGSSDTSMMVMYWRGWEKNAPKEAVNRGHRVVMTPTNPLYFDYLPNSSSLDAVYNMSVVPSDISSQKAHLIQGAQANIWTEMIPSTARLEFMILPRLSALSERVWTNKPLFDSYRNRVISHFGLWDKMGLRYRMPDLEGFAETQVIVDGQSILRVANELPQNPIHYTTDGSLPTQQSPLLKDSLAVKKEGPIRFATISSSGAKSELYQINFKYDTWKKSVSVDETTLAPGLKATFFNGTFANTSAIAGPEVHHEVISNVALSDTIKMPSFGAKIRGYLYVKEKGIYNFYFTCDDGGVLRIHDQPVVDNDGQHAPIMKSGQIALEPGYHPIAIDFIEAGGGFTLKLQYSVKDSPVVDIPKASFFYQKD